Proteins encoded in a region of the Candidatus Rubidus massiliensis genome:
- the soj_5 gene encoding Sporulation initiation inhibitor protein soj — protein MKTIVFCSFKGGTGKTSTVLHLGAALAKFHSKKILLIDFDSQANLSTGIGFGTDHINTVVPVLQGEKKIEEVIQNTTIPNLSIVLANTYLDQIESTSPLVTDLYAHERLRKSLKGLEYDYCLIDIPPSLGWLCQSAFFASQYSIICATPEPYSVLALDRLSMYHKKISENHSIETLGVLFSMWDERGATNQAFCDGVETVFPTKIFDTKIRRDVSVSRAILQGLPVFEAFKNSRVSKDYIKLTEEFLARNCIKKSNEELVLR, from the coding sequence ATGAAAACGATAGTGTTTTGTAGTTTTAAAGGTGGCACTGGGAAGACTAGTACAGTTTTACATTTAGGAGCAGCTTTAGCAAAATTTCATAGCAAAAAAATATTGTTAATTGATTTTGACTCACAAGCTAATTTGTCAACAGGAATAGGTTTTGGAACTGATCACATAAATACAGTTGTTCCTGTTTTGCAAGGAGAAAAAAAAATTGAAGAAGTGATTCAAAATACAACTATCCCAAATTTATCTATAGTATTAGCAAATACATACTTAGACCAAATAGAATCGACGTCTCCATTAGTTACAGATCTTTATGCCCACGAAAGACTTCGGAAATCTTTAAAGGGTTTAGAATATGACTACTGCCTAATAGATATACCACCTTCACTTGGATGGCTTTGTCAATCAGCTTTTTTTGCCTCTCAGTATTCTATTATATGTGCTACCCCAGAACCTTATAGTGTATTAGCATTAGATAGATTATCAATGTATCACAAAAAAATTAGCGAAAATCATTCAATTGAGACCCTAGGAGTTTTATTTTCTATGTGGGATGAAAGAGGGGCTACAAATCAAGCATTCTGTGACGGCGTAGAAACCGTTTTTCCTACAAAAATATTTGATACAAAGATACGAAGAGATGTTTCAGTATCAAGGGCAATATTACAGGGTCTTCCAGTCTTTGAAGCATTTAAAAATAGCAGAGTTTCAAAAGACTATATAAAACTTACAGAAGAATTTTTAGCTAGAAATTGTATTAAAAAATCAA